A single Amphiprion ocellaris isolate individual 3 ecotype Okinawa chromosome 1, ASM2253959v1, whole genome shotgun sequence DNA region contains:
- the LOC111574525 gene encoding enkurin-like, protein MSNVKYPLESIYNLLPKEIRTEEQPRYVSKFRPTVVQESKLTKDAMRTMGPAKVELPSPDKYLKKPSKESKPLEVTECSKDAHKTYTCTEKKPPVPSRTDNPLIHTKRDFIKTATAVPKKQQPMWVDTNTGHKQPLENSGLVPKYIKKKDYGKVPAYLQQRNEEKLRAEEEYSKFVQEQREQRAPRRLLDEERLAVLKNLKKDWDKVHHEYQSLPFIIDTMSQKAYKVQLEEEMKHLEKDISLFESFKTFYISQD, encoded by the exons ATGTCTAATGTCAAGTATCCACTGGAAAGCATCTACAATCTTCTTCCAAAGGAAATTCGTACTGAAGAACAGCCAAG GTATGTGTCCAAGTTCAGACCAACTGTTGTTCAGGAGAGCAAGTTAACCAAGGATGCAATGAGAACGATGGGACCAGCAAAAGTAGAACTGCCATCTCCAGATAAATACCTCAAGAAGCCTTCAAAAGAGTCCAAACCTCTTGAAG TGACAGAGTGCTCCAAAGATGCTCATAAAACCTACACCTGCACTGAGAAGAAACCACCAGTTCCTTCAAGGACTGACAACCCACTCATTCACACCAAGAGGGACTTTATAAAGACAGCTACTGCGGTGCCAAAGAAGCAACAACCTATGTGGGTGGACACCAACACGGGACACAAGCAGCCTCTTGAAAACTCAGGACTTGTCCCAAAGTACATAAAGAAAAAG GATTATGGTAAAGTACCTGCATACCTACAGCAGCGCAATGAGGAAAAGCTGAGGGCTGAGGAGGAGTACAGCAAGTTTGTACAAGAACAGAGGGAACAGAGAGCTCCAAGACGTCTGCTGGACGAGGAGCGACTAGCCGTCCTGAAG aacctgaagaaagactGGGATAAGGTGCATCATGAGTATCAGAGCCTCCCCTTCATCATCGACACCATGTCACAGAAAGCTTACAAGGTCCAGCTTGAAGAGGAAATGAAGCACCTGGAGAAGGACATTAGCCTCTTTGAGAGCTTCAAAACCTTCTACATATCCCAAGATTAG